agggcatttttgtaaatAACTAATTTTTATGCAATGCTTTTTAATTTTTAATGCACCATACGAAACAGTGAATAAGAAGTAATCTCTGCATAACTAATAATGCTTGCATTATTAACGCATGCATTAGTAATCCCTGCACTATTAATACACCTTATTTAGCACTATTAATCTTATACGCCCTACCAAACGATCTCTGAGTGTTTTTACCGCGTAAGTACTTAAAATTTTAAGGACTTAAGTTTTAACAATGTATGGTGTACTTAGTGTGTGACTCGCTGGTATAGTTTAACCTGGATATAGTTTAACCTTTTATAGTACGTTAGTTGTCAAATTACTAATCAATGGTTATCTACTACAATAGGACGAAGGATGGGTTATATGTAGAGTGTTCAAGAAGAAAATAGCAGCTATGAGGATGGATACTAGTGAGCATGGCTCACCAATTTGGTACGATGATCAACTTTCATTCATGCCTGACAATATGGACTCCCCTAAGCCACCGTACCCTCACTCTACCATCACTACTTATAACAACCACTATCCTAATTACCCTAATTGTAAGAAGGAACTCGATAATTTGCACTACCAAATCCCACCTCATCAGCAATTTCTTCAGCTTCCTCTTTTAGAAACTAATTCTAAACTTCTAGCAGCAGCACCTTCTGGAATAAGTTGCAGCTCAATGCCAATATTTGGCATTAATGTCAATCAAGAACATTTGCATCCTACGTTTGGAAACAACATTAATAGAGGTTGTACTAATGACCAAGTTGAAGATCAAGTGACCGATTGGCGAGTTCTTGACAAATTTGTAGCATCCCAACTTAGTCAAGAAGATGAGAATAACTATTCAAATGCTAGGGGCGACGACTCAAATTTGATGGTCAAAGTTTTGGACAAGCAAGAAATGGCTCCAGAAAATACCTCCACGGCATCCTCCAGTTCTCAAATTGATTTGTGGAAGTGAAGTGAAATACACCTAAGTGATGGTATATATACTCATGATTAAAGAAAGTAGAGTACATTATTGATTGAAAAATATCTGAAGATTATGTGTACATAATAAATGTATAGAAACTGTACGACATTTCTAATTGTATTAAGTTAAGATGACGATTAACTGATAGTGATGGATGAAGCGCTATATAGGTCTATCTTGCAGCTGGCTGTCGCTGTATGGAGTTGTAATTTGCAGCATTGACATTGTGTAAAGCATGGCTATCGTTGTTATGGTGTCATAGCCATTGCTTTGTTTATGTAGTATAACCCGGCGGATTATTTCCCGATGTTTAAATGTTATTAAGTGATATTAGAGTAATAATTATAATATGCACTctccttaaattttatttataacttatatatatatatatatatatatatatatatatatatatatatatatatatatatatatatatactggcaTTGTAAACGTTTTTACATAATTATCACAGTGTCTGCCTTATAATTTTTAACCTGGCCGGCCGGTATCCCTACTTCCCATTATTTAGTCGTTTCCTATAAACAAAGCGAGAAAAATTATTTCCCCTTCTCAAattgttataaatctgtattactgtaataaacaattaaattattaagttttctgaaatatataaacaaaacagaaagttagtaatacttgtttaaagAAATAATTTCTGGAAAAACAgtgtaggaataaatcgagcccactgaatatacagtatgtccttaagaaaattattttcctcaagtacccgaggtgctggaatatatcctcccaggatagaacgatttaactcaccggagtattggtaccaaaacgccggtgaacagcgagccactcgaaggctgtaaaacacactggaatttttgtgcaaaagaagaaaaagaagatcagaaaatttcgtaaggaaagattttgggattcaaagtatatttatagagttgatGGCATTGTTTcagaaaaggtttgcaacctttcagaaacagccatggctgttggaacaggttgtttgaaatattgcaggaaaatttaaaataatccggaaaagaaaacgggcctgaccggacCGGATCGCGGGTCAGGGGTTATTCCGGAttaaatttttcgttaattatttaattaatttaattaaataattaaaagaaattttgtccaaaaagattaatcaatcaatcgatctttgaccgaagccgaagccgaagccgaagccaagccgagcgagcgagcgacgacgacgacgcgaggcttgccttcttcttaactctttaagaggtagaagaagagcaattatatatatacccatcaaaagccttttcttcctccaatatgggacaatgtccctttgccaaggagggaaactcaaatatttcatattatctccatttctcattcaccctctttaagctacacaagcttaaaattccaacaatcccccacatgaatgggaaatgactataaataaaggaatgcacggacgcttgtgtgttttacatgcaagaattaattacatccggataagtaggtttccctttgaacttttcgtagtgaacttatatcggatatactcggtcaatcggtagatttgatatctttgaaccgccgaactttgttgtatacctagataacataagtcacacaatcaatccttaaccatctatggttctcacggttgtattcgtttcagccatgaacactgcctggtttcatgagtgcttagagaatgggcttttactttcattccccttgaagcggcttacacttcacactcacataggtaatttctaaacgtgtaatcctatagacacactatctggtcatatcctgccagacttagcaaatcattaaaaaatctttaagctttgttgactcaacaAAAAGCCTTAATACTTTACCTCGAtttttgaacattgtcttcatcacgagaatgggttgagttatttgacaatgttgaaccgtcattcataactttgtttgatctctttgaacctagctcgtgggatctccagtctgctaggtagagttaccgccatgatgacttgtcctagaccttaaccccattccctttgatgatctttcaactgcctctctagatagacattttgtaagtggatccgacatgttatctcttgactttacgtagtcaattgtgatagcaccactagagagtagttgtctaacggtattgtgtccccgtcgtatatgacgagattttccgttatacataacattccctgccctgcctattgccgcttgactatcacaatgtatacaaataggtgccaaaggtttaggccaaaatggaatatcttccaagaagtTCCTGAGCCATTCAgtttcttcaccggccttatctaaagctatgaattcagattccattgtagaacgggcgatacacgtttgtttggatgattttcaagacactgctccacccccaattgtgaaaacatatccactcgtggatttaacttcagatgatccagtgatccaatttgcatcactatatccctcgatcactgAGGGATATTttttataatgcaaagcgtaattttgggtatgtttgagataccccaaaacttgtttcattgccatccaatgtatgtgattgggattacttgtaaaccgattcagtttactaatagcacatgctatatctggtcgcgtacaattcatgatatacatcaaattttccaatactcttgcataatctagttgtgagtcactttcaccttcattcttttgaagtgcataactcacgtcaattggagtctttgcaattttgaaatctaaatacttgaacttgtcaattaccttttcaatgtagtgagactgtgataatgctagaccttgtggagtcttgtgaattctgattcctaagatcacatcagcaactcctaagtctttcatatcaaatttgctagccaacatgtgcttagtagcatttatatctgccatgtttttgctcattatcaacatgtcatcaacatataaacaaacaatgacttcatgacctggagtatttttaatgtaaacacatttgtcgcactcgttgattttaaacccacttgccaacattgtttggtcaaatttggcatgccattgtttgggtgcttgtttaagtccataaagcgacttaacaagtttgcacacttttttttctttaccaggaatcataaaaccctcaggttgttccatgtaaatctcttcctctaattctccatttaagaacgttgttttaacatccatttgatagatttcaagaccatacacggccgctagtgccactaacaccctaatagatattATCCTCATTATTGGCgaataagtgtcaaagtaatcaaggccttccttttgtctataacctttgacaacaagtcttgccttatatttgtcagtactgccatcagctttcactttccgtttaaagatccatttcgaacctaaaggcttatttcctggaggaagatctaccaattcccatgtatggttatccaaaattgattaaatctcactattgactgcctctttccaaaacgctgaatcagaagatgacatagctgctttaaaagtttgaggctcattttcaagtaAGAATGTCATAAAATCTGGTCCAAAAGAATTAGATGTTCTTTggcgtttgctacgccttggatcttctatacttggagtattttcctttggttcttcccgaggtcgtttaggtctttcacttaacgactcacattcagttttatacggatagatgttttcaaagaattcagcattatctgattccattaccgtattaacgtgatttcgggattatcggatttatgaaccaaaaaccgacatgctttactgtttgtagcatatccaataaaaatgcaatcaacagtttttggtccaattttaacccttttaggtaaaggaacctgtacctttgctagacacccccacactttgaaatatttcaagttgggttttcttcctttccatttttcatatggaatagattgcattttgctgtggggtactctgttgagtattcggttagttGTAAGGATAGATttgccccacaaactctgcgatAATCCGgtacttattaataaagaattcatcattttctttaatgtccgatttttcctttccgcaatccattggattgaggtgtgtaaggtgcagtagtttgatggataattccatatttcgaacatatttctgcaaacagaaattcatattctccacccctatcacttctaatcattttgatctttttattcaattgattctccacttcattcttgtattgcttaaatgtttcaattgcttcatccttactattaagcgaATAAACATAATAATATCGAGTGCAAttgtcaataaaagtaataaaatactttttcccacctcgagatggtgtcgacttcatatcacaaatgtcagtatgaattaagtctaaaatagacctataaggatgttttacaaacttagactcaacacatatttcacattttgatttattacactcgaatttaggcaatacttctaaattaattaactttcgcaaggttttgtaattgacatgtcctaaacgaatatgccataaattatttgactccaataaataagaagaagctaaaattttattcatactgtcaacaaccattatatttagtttgaagaggccctctgtgaggtagcccttttccaacatacatttcattcttgcttacaacaactttatcagaaacaaatacacatttgaatccattcttaacaagcaaagaagtagaaactaaattcttctgaatagtaggaacatgaagaacgttgtttaGCGTTAACACCTtaccggaagtcatcttcaggaatatcttcccataaccttcaatcttggctgttgcagtatttcccatggaaagctcttcttcgggaccagcagtagagtaagtcacaaatgcttccttgacagacAAACAtatcgagtggctccagagtcaatccaccactctttcggatttccaactaagttgcattccgaaagcattgcacacagatcatcaatgtcatcattcttctccactatgttggcatgtcccttcttcttatactttttcgggagacgacaatcaggggctttgtgaccgattTTTTTACAATTGTAgaagctgcccttgaatttctttttgttctgctccttagtctgtccagaagacctctttctcttcttactttttggagcagtctcctcaacgatattagctcccatgatcgttgaatttccaagagacttcttctcggctgttttgttgtcttcctcaatcttgagacgaatcacaagatcttccaacttcatttctttgcgcttgtgcctaagaagttcttgaaatctctccacgaaggaggtaatttttcaatcattgcagccacttgaaatgcttcattcacgaccataccttcagcaataaggtcatgaaaaataagttgaagctcctaaacatgggttccaacagttttactgtctatcattttatagtctagaaacttggcaaccacgaacttcttcaagcatgcatcttcagtcttgtacttcttctcaagtacgtcccataattctttcgaagtattcatcgcactgtacacattgtacaagtcatcctctaaagcgcttaagatatagcctttgtaaagaaaatctgcctgcttccacgcctcaacaatcatgaatttctcgttgtccggcatgtccgcagcaggcactggaggttcttcactagtgtatttctgcataccaagtgtggaaagccagaagaacaccctttgttgccatcctttgaagttggcttcGAAAAATTTCCCCGATTTCTCTTccggtggaacagcagtccggcttgacgaggctatcgtcgttgccgcaacagtcgcagaagaatttccgttatcaattgccatttctcactgtaaacaacagaaaagttcaattaatggcaaaatcagaacagtaaacaatactgttattaacaaaaaatagtatgtataataaataaaatcgaagtttttatatactgtttcacagaaaaacgatgaagtttttatgttcttcaaatcattttatgaatttcaatactctgatgaagttttttatatcttcaaatcagaatagtaaaattca
This sequence is a window from Nicotiana tomentosiformis chromosome 5, ASM39032v3, whole genome shotgun sequence. Protein-coding genes within it:
- the LOC104097929 gene encoding NAC domain-containing protein 7-like; translated protein: MMNSFSQVPPGFRFHPTDEELVDYYLRKKITSRRIDVDVIKDIDLYKIEPWDLQELCRMGTEEQSDWYFFSHKDKKYPTGTRTNRATAAGFWKATGRDKAIYSKHDLIGMRKTLVYYKGRAPNGQKSDFIMHEYRLETDPNGAPQDEGWVICRVFKKKIAAMRMDTSEHGSPIWYDDQLSFMPDNMDSPKPPYPHSTITTYNNHYPNYPNCKKELDNLHYQIPPHQQFLQLPLLETNSKLLAAAPSGISCSSMPIFGINVNQEHLHPTFGNNINRGCTNDQVEDQVTDWRVLDKFVASQLSQEDENNYSNARGDDSNLMVKVLDKQEMAPENTSTASSSSQIDLWK